In Vigna unguiculata cultivar IT97K-499-35 chromosome 3, ASM411807v1, whole genome shotgun sequence, a single genomic region encodes these proteins:
- the LOC114176710 gene encoding RING-H2 finger protein ATL47: MSWFDSQICDGSDAMSNPTSISPSSCSSSAPLSYTSEYKKQLPPPLSSSSGTRISPAIVFIIVILAIVFFISGLLHLLVRFLIRHMSSSSISQSNRYPDMSESDPYQRQLQQLFHLHDSGLDQAFIDALPVFLYKDIIGLKEPFDCAVCLCQFSEQDMLRLLPLCNHAFHIDCIDTWLLSNSTCPLCRGSLYDEAGFENPVYDFEGLREEDGVSGSVAAETGSFNKHAENHIMSGKRVFSVRLGKFRSSNNGEGGESSTSNLDVRRCYSMGSFQYVVADSDLQVALCPNSGCSVRQFKGRLDHCGNSSTEGDVEGKKINIARKGESFSVSKIWQWSRKDKVSNSPQNHLGGSFVPAALPWMNRAQGT, translated from the coding sequence ATGAGTTGGTTTGATTCTCAAATCTGCGATGGCAGTGATGCTATGAGCAACCCCACTAGTATTTCTCCatcttcttgttcttcttctgcACCATTGTCTTACACTTCTGAGTACAAGAAACAACTTCCCCCTCCTCTGTCTTCTTCATCTGGCACCAGAATAAGCCCTGCAATTGTTTTCATCATTGTCATTCTAGCTATTGTGTTTTTCATCTCTGGTCTCCTTCACTTGCTGGTTCGATTCCTCATAAGGCACATGTCCTCTTCGTCAATTTCCCAGTCCAATAGGTACCCTGACATGTCGGAATCTGACCCTTACCAGAGACAGTTACAGCAGCTGTTTCATCTCCATGATTCAGGCCTAGATCAGGCCTTCATAGATGCTCTCCCAGTTTTCCTATACAAAGACATAATAGGTTTGAAGGAGCCTTTTGATTGTGCAGTGTGTCTTTGCCAGTTCTCAGAACAAGACATGCTGAGGTTGCTGCCTCTTTGCAACCATGCTTTTCACATTGATTGCATAGATACATGGCTGCTCTCAAATTCAACTTGCCCTCTCTGCCGAGGGAGTCTTTATGATGAGGCAGGCTTTGAAAACCCAGTTTATGACTTTGAGGGTCTGAGGGAGGAAGATGGGGTTTCAGGCAGTGTTGCTGCAGAGACTGGTTCCTTCAACAAACATGCAGAAAATCACATAATGAGTGGGAAAAGGGTGTTTTCTGTGAGGCTTGGGAAGTTTAGAAGCTCAAATAATGGAGAAGGGGGTGAGAGCAGTACCAGTAACTTGGATGTTAGGAGATGCTATTCAATGGGGTCCTTCCAATATGTTGTTGCTGATTCAGATTTGCAAGTGGCTTTGTGCCCCAATAGTGGTTGCAGTGTGAGACAATTCAAAGGTAGATTGGACCATTGTGGGAATTCTTCCACTGAAGGTGATGTTGAAGGCAAAAAAATCAACATTGCAAGGAAAGGTGAAAGCTTTTCTGTTTCCAAGATCTGGCAATGGTCTAGGAAGGACAAGGTATCAAATTCACCACAAAACCATTTGGGTGGTTCTTTTGTCCCTGCAGCTTTGCCATGGATGAATAGAGCTCAAGGTACATGA